A stretch of the Procambarus clarkii isolate CNS0578487 chromosome 47, FALCON_Pclarkii_2.0, whole genome shotgun sequence genome encodes the following:
- the LOC123763054 gene encoding serine/threonine-protein kinase atg1-like, translated as MKQLNEDLVKRLLKYKTKCLGSGAHGEVALVKWKGKPAALKVANSPSSSETIASEAEVLSLLRGTGGAPLLLGVANEPPALLLTYKGGQTLGDLYENPLYINSLIDVGLQIGAKLLEIHEEGFVHNDIKSNNIMVEGPPQNPEVSIIDFGFACANNVNVFMEADPECPAAYAPEVLRQECSTYASDVYSYGVLMQEILQASPAQQPSLEQVFREATHPNPKRRPSLRILLHRLHEQLGKTCLTLNRKNLYWNPPEAVNFAHTKIKNPGPKRGCPGVEKCQRPNQRNQRPNCGNYFEHSEHSSQLYERPNRGNYFERSEHPNQRNRGNYFEQSEHPNQRSNQGNNFEQSEHPSQLYQRPNRGNYFERGEHPNQRNRGNYFEQSEHPNQRNQGSNRGINFEQSEHSNQLYQRPNRGNYFERSEHPNQRNRGNYFEQSEHPIERNQGSNQGNNFEQSEHPIQWNQRSNQGNNFEQSEHSNQLYQRPNRGNYFERSEHPNQRNQRSNRGNYFERSEHANQQFPRPNRGNYFERSERPNDRHQRLNRGNYFEQSEHPNQQYQRPNRGNFYIISSNYRDQL; from the coding sequence atgaagcaGCTTAACGAAGATCTCGTGAAACGGTTGCTTAAGTACAAGACTAAGTGTCTCGGCTCTGGAGCACATGGAGAAGTTGCTCTTGTTAAGTGGAAGGGAAAGCCAGCAGCTCTTAAAGTAGCCAACTCTCCTTCCAGTTCCGAAACTATCGCCAGCGAAGCCGAAGTATTGTCGTTACTGCGCGGCACTGGTGGAGCTCCTCTTCTGCTGGGAGTTGCTAACGAGCCTCCAGCTCTCCTGTTAACCTACAAAGGTGGCCAGACGCTTGGAGACTTATACGAAAACCCACTTTACATCAACAGCTTAATCGACGTCGGGCTTCAGATTGGCGCAAAATTACTGGAAATTCACGAGGAGGGTTTTGTGCATAACGACATAAAAAGCAATAATATTATGGTCGAAGGCCCGCCACAGAATCCAGAAGTAAGTATAATTGACTTTGGATTTGCCTGTGCCAACAATGTAAACGTTTTCATGGAAGCAGACCCAGAATGTCCCGCAGCATACGCCCCCGAAGTCCTTCGACAAGAATGCAGTACATACGCATCTGACGTTTACTCGTACGGAGTACTGATGCAGGAGATCCTGCAGGCGTCGCCCGCACAACAACCATCACTAGAACAGGTATTCCGGGAAGCAACGCACCCCAACCCTAAGAGGCGCCCGTCACTTAGAATCCTGCTCCACCGTCTACATGAACAATTAGGCAAAACTTGTTTGACTTTGAACCGTAAAAATCTTTATTGGAATCCTCCAGAAGCTGTCAACTTTGCACACACAAAGATAAAAAATCCGGGCCCTAAAAGGGGCTGTCCCGGCGTGGAAAAGTGCCAACGCCCTAATCAGCGGAATCAAAGGCCTAATTGTGGGAACTACTTTGAACATAGTGAACACTCTAGCCAGCTGTATGAGAGGCCTAATCGTGGGAACTACTTTGAACGGAGTGAACACCCTAATCAGCGGAATCGAGGGAACTACTTTGAACAGAGTGAACATCCTAATCAGAGGTCTAATCAGGGGAATAACTTTGAACAGAGTGAACACCCTAGCCAACTGTATCAGAGGCCTAATCGTGGGAACTACTTTGAACGGGGTGAACACCCTAATCAGCGGAATCGAGGGAACTACTTTGAACAGAGTGAACACCCTAATCAGCGAAATCAGGGGTCTAATCGGGGGATTAACTTTGAACAGAGTGAACACTCTAACCAGCTGTATCAGAGGCCTAATCGTGGGAACTACTTTGAACGGAGTGAACACCCTAATCAGCGGAATCGAGGGAACTACTTTGAACAGAGTGAACACCCTATTGAGCGAAATCAGGGGTCTAATCAGGGGAATAACTTTGAACAGAGTGAACACCCAATTCAGTGGAATCAGAGGTCTAATCAGGGGAATAACTTTGAACAGAGTGAACACTCTAACCAGCTTTATCAGAGGCCTAATCGTGGGAACTACTTTGAACGGAGTGAACACCCTAACCAGCGGAATCAGAGGTCTAATCGTGGGAACTACTTTGAACGGAGTGAACACGCTAACCAGCAGTTTCCGAGGCCTAATCGAGGAAACTACTTTGAACGGAGTGAACGCCCTAATGATCGGCATCAGAGGCTTAATCGAGGGAACTACTTTGAACAGAGTGAACACCCTAACCAGCAGTATCAGAGGCCTAATCGAGGGAACTTTTACATTATTTCCTCTAACTATAGGGATCAACTATAG